TCACTTTAATTACTCCTTGTATTTGTGAGTTTTTACCTAAAGATTGAGGTTTGTCTTTCCTTTCTACACTAATAAGACGTTTCCCAAGCTCAATTTCTGAATTTTTTGAGTTAGAGGCGTTTTTTTCTAAATCAATCCACCAATAAACTCTCTTTTGTCACTTTATAAGTTCGTGGTTAAATTTGCCACCATTCCATTGAGTTCGCTAATTTCACTTAAGATATCCGGGTCACTGAAAGACTTAAGGGCATCCCCATACTCTTTGACGTTCCCGGCTTTTTGTATTGCCAAGTTGATTCGCTTTTCTAGGTGATCAGACAGTTGGGAGATTTTATTGGTTAATACTATATCCCTCTTCTGTCAGTCTCCGAGAAGTAAAATTAGAAAATAAACCAGATGGGTAGCTAGAAGGGGGATAGGGTAATGGATGTAGAATTACAGATGATCAAACATTTAGCCCGAGATGCACAACCAACAGTTTCAGTGATTGATGAATATTGTCAAGGTTATAAAGACCTATTCCCAGAAGTGAGAAGTTANCTCGAACTGAAAAATACGATTAACACAATGGTAGACCAATTAAACTCCTTTGCTTCTGAAGTAACACGGGTGGCGCGAGAAGTCGGTGCAGATGGAAAATTGGGAGGACAAGCAGAAGTTCGAGGCGTTGCAGGAACTTGGAAAGATTTGACGGATAGTGTTAATTTTATGGCAGGTTCCTTAACAGCCCAAGTGCGAAATATTGCAGAAGTAACGACGGCGGTAGCGAATGGAGATTTATCGAAAAAAATTACCGTTGATGTTAAGGGTGAAATTTTAGAATTAAAGAATACGATTAATACAATGGTAGACCAGTTAAATTCCTTTGCGTCAGAGGTAACAAGAGTTGCAAGGGAAGTAGGAACAGA
The Planktothrix tepida PCC 9214 genome window above contains:
- a CDS encoding HAMP domain-containing protein; protein product: MAGSLTAQVRNIAEVTTAVANGDLSKKITVDVKGEILELKNTINTMVDQLNSFASEVTRVAREVGTEGKLGVQAEVRGVAGTWKDLTDSVNSMAGNLTAQVRNIAEVTTAVANGDLSKKITVDVKGE